One Pseudomonas brassicacearum genomic region harbors:
- a CDS encoding phage holin family protein has translation MGIEQPGSSEAGTQPTARRLGAAFLGLLHSHVELFGIELQEQKARTVSLLLFAGLALVFGLLLLVGLSALVLILVWDTYRLAGIIGLCLFYLLAALFCGLRLKAAIYDESSPFHATLEELANDRERLLP, from the coding sequence ATGGGTATCGAACAACCTGGCTCGTCCGAAGCGGGCACACAACCTACGGCGCGCCGCCTGGGTGCGGCATTCCTTGGACTGCTGCACAGTCACGTCGAACTGTTCGGCATTGAATTGCAGGAACAAAAGGCCCGTACCGTCAGCCTCCTGCTGTTTGCCGGGCTTGCGCTGGTGTTCGGCTTGCTTCTGTTAGTCGGGCTTTCGGCGCTGGTGCTGATCCTGGTATGGGATACCTATCGTCTGGCGGGAATCATCGGCCTGTGTCTGTTTTATCTACTGGCGGCGCTGTTCTGCGGTCTTCGACTCAAGGCAGCGATCTACGATGAGTCCTCGCCCTTCCACGCCACCCTCGAAGAGTTGGCCAATGATCGGGAGCGCCTGCTGCCATGA
- a CDS encoding response regulator transcription factor, producing MNSVFIVDDHPVIRLAVRMLLEHEGYKVVGETDNGVDAMQMVRECMPDLVILDISIPKLDGLEILSRFNAMTTPLKTLVLTAQSPTLFGIRCMQSGASGYVCKQEDLSELVSAIKAVLSGYNYFPSQALNPVRQDDPRSIELDLFKNVNDRELMVLQLFAQGRTNKEIAKGMFLSNKTVSTYKKRLMQKLKVKSLVELIEMAKRNALV from the coding sequence ATGAACTCCGTTTTCATTGTCGACGATCATCCGGTCATCCGCCTCGCCGTTCGCATGCTCCTGGAGCATGAGGGCTATAAGGTCGTAGGGGAAACTGACAACGGCGTCGACGCGATGCAAATGGTGCGCGAATGCATGCCTGACCTGGTCATCCTGGACATCAGCATTCCCAAACTTGACGGGCTAGAAATCCTGTCGCGCTTCAATGCCATGACCACGCCGCTGAAAACGCTGGTGCTCACGGCACAATCGCCAACACTTTTCGGTATCCGATGCATGCAGTCCGGCGCCTCCGGTTACGTTTGTAAACAAGAAGACCTCAGTGAACTCGTCAGTGCCATCAAAGCCGTGTTGTCCGGCTACAACTACTTTCCCAGCCAAGCTCTGAACCCGGTACGCCAGGATGACCCGCGCAGTATAGAGCTGGATCTTTTCAAGAACGTCAATGACCGAGAGTTGATGGTATTGCAACTTTTTGCCCAGGGCCGCACCAACAAGGAAATCGCCAAGGGTATGTTCCTAAGTAATAAAACTGTGAGCACCTATAAAAAACGCCTAATGCAAAAACTAAAAGTCAAATCCTTGGTAGAGCTGATTGAAATGGCCAAGCGCAACGCGCTGGTATGA
- a CDS encoding DUF883 family protein, with translation MARTQAKTAQEILMEDFQTLVSDTERLLDHTATLAGDQADELRGQIHESLLRARETLKLTEDSVRERGQAAVAATEEYVQANPWQSVGIAAGVGFLIGLLATRR, from the coding sequence ATGGCCAGAACCCAGGCAAAGACTGCTCAAGAAATCCTGATGGAAGATTTTCAGACACTGGTCAGCGACACCGAGCGGTTGCTGGATCACACCGCGACGCTGGCGGGTGATCAGGCGGATGAATTGCGCGGCCAGATTCACGAAAGCCTGCTGCGCGCTCGCGAAACCCTCAAATTGACCGAAGACTCGGTACGCGAACGTGGCCAAGCTGCGGTTGCCGCCACCGAGGAATACGTACAGGCCAACCCTTGGCAATCCGTCGGCATTGCCGCAGGCGTGGGCTTTTTGATTGGTCTACTGGCAACACGGCGCTGA
- a CDS encoding HD domain-containing phosphohydrolase, with the protein MPSAPRPEKRRFPLHVHISLMFTLLLLLTGVVLGIFNYRQTTQIILSSSEKLFNRIEQDVRLDLYDTYEPIRHLLGLLADYPATRSPQMAQRLALLVPFSQALRDNPNLASLYLGDSNGDFLMVRPLRTADLKATLKAPANAAYQVWTVERANNEGPLRSQSLFYDEALVLINRQDIADESYDPRSRSWFRSALNNAGQITTEPYVFFSSRHIGTTLARRSGEGAVIGADLTLAALSQTLAKHKVTAGTEIVLLDPEGNAVGYPDSNRLIADIQSARLIKARDLSPAIAAALDDNTDTSRLTAVGRQWIVSRSHMQEGGPQGLELALLVPEDELLADAYRLRWQGALITLATLLLCLPLGWLTSRILVKPLHALVQEADAIRSFDFNYPVSRRSPVLEVDQLSVSMARMKETLASFFEITASLRAETRFAPLLEQVLFETVKIAQAQAGLIYLRENDEDRVKPYGLVIDGAPRDLKTFELTGYGLDTDDSPPWLQPLATSENLVTSLGFEQAADLRSVLLALDAPRVHLIGIRLRNRHQETIGVLVLLIADSGTEADLEKLQPDRIAFLQAVSGAATVSIESQRLQARQKQLLDSFIQLLAGAIDAKSPYTGGHCQRVPALTLMLAQAAAASQAPAFQAYRPTEDEWEALHIAAWLHDCGKVTTPEYVVDKATKLETLNDRIHEIRTRFEVLKRDAWVDYWQAVATGGEPSTLAQRRDAALASLDDDFAFVARCNLGSEAMADADLQRLQHIAQRPWTRTLDDRLGVSWEENRRQARTPRPTLPVTEPLLADKPEHLLERHAAELIPADNPWGFQLDVPPWKYNRGELYNLSITRGTLTREERYVINHHMVQTILMLSQLPFPSHLDSVAEIAGGHHEKMDGSGYPKRLKREEMSLPARMMAIADIFEALTAADRPYKKAKKLSEALGIMATMCRDAHIDPELFGLFIDARIYLDYASQFLDPQQIDDVDPDSLRVKAGLKA; encoded by the coding sequence ATGCCCAGCGCACCGCGTCCGGAAAAACGCCGGTTTCCCCTGCATGTCCACATCAGCTTGATGTTTACCCTGCTTCTGCTGCTGACGGGTGTGGTGCTGGGCATTTTCAATTACCGACAAACCACACAAATCATCCTGTCCAGCAGCGAAAAGCTGTTCAACCGCATCGAGCAGGATGTGCGCCTGGATTTGTACGACACCTACGAACCGATCCGCCATCTGTTAGGCCTGCTGGCCGACTACCCGGCGACTCGCTCGCCCCAAATGGCCCAACGCCTCGCCCTGCTCGTGCCCTTCAGCCAGGCGCTGCGGGACAACCCGAACCTGGCGTCGCTGTACCTGGGCGACAGCAACGGCGACTTTCTGATGGTCCGGCCACTGCGCACCGCCGACCTGAAAGCGACCCTGAAAGCGCCGGCCAACGCGGCCTATCAGGTCTGGACCGTGGAGCGGGCGAACAACGAAGGTCCGCTCCGCTCCCAGTCGTTGTTTTACGACGAGGCCCTGGTGCTCATCAATCGCCAGGACATTGCCGACGAATCCTACGATCCGCGCAGTCGCAGCTGGTTTCGCAGCGCACTGAACAACGCAGGCCAGATCACCACCGAACCCTATGTGTTTTTTTCTAGCCGCCATATCGGCACCACCCTGGCCCGGCGCAGCGGCGAGGGGGCGGTCATCGGTGCCGACCTGACCCTGGCGGCCCTGTCCCAAACCCTGGCCAAGCACAAAGTGACCGCCGGCACCGAGATTGTGTTGCTCGACCCCGAAGGCAACGCGGTGGGCTACCCCGACAGCAACCGGCTGATTGCCGACATCCAGTCGGCTCGCCTGATCAAGGCCCGTGACCTCAGCCCGGCCATCGCCGCCGCGCTCGACGACAACACTGACACTTCGCGTCTGACGGCGGTCGGACGCCAGTGGATCGTGTCTCGCAGCCACATGCAGGAAGGCGGGCCGCAGGGTCTGGAACTGGCGTTGCTGGTCCCTGAAGACGAGTTGCTGGCCGATGCCTATCGCCTGCGCTGGCAAGGCGCGCTCATCACCCTCGCCACCTTGCTGCTGTGCCTGCCCCTGGGTTGGCTGACCTCCAGAATCCTGGTCAAGCCCCTGCATGCGCTGGTGCAGGAGGCCGATGCCATTCGCAGCTTTGATTTCAACTACCCGGTGTCGCGTCGCTCCCCCGTGCTGGAGGTCGATCAGTTGAGCGTCTCGATGGCGCGAATGAAAGAAACCTTGGCAAGCTTCTTTGAAATCACCGCCAGCCTGCGCGCCGAAACCCGCTTCGCCCCCTTGCTGGAACAAGTGCTGTTCGAGACCGTAAAAATCGCCCAGGCCCAGGCCGGCCTGATCTACCTGCGCGAAAACGACGAGGATCGGGTCAAGCCGTACGGGCTGGTGATCGATGGAGCCCCTCGAGACCTCAAGACCTTCGAGCTGACAGGCTATGGGCTTGACACTGACGACAGCCCGCCATGGCTCCAGCCACTGGCCACCTCGGAAAACCTCGTGACCTCACTGGGCTTCGAGCAGGCCGCCGACCTGCGGAGCGTCCTGCTGGCCCTGGACGCTCCACGGGTTCATCTGATCGGCATTCGCCTGCGCAATCGCCATCAGGAAACCATCGGCGTACTGGTACTGCTGATCGCCGACAGCGGCACCGAAGCCGACCTGGAAAAACTGCAACCAGACCGCATCGCCTTCCTGCAGGCTGTGTCCGGCGCCGCCACCGTGAGCATCGAAAGCCAGCGCCTGCAGGCCAGGCAAAAACAATTGCTGGACTCGTTCATCCAGCTACTGGCCGGTGCGATCGATGCCAAGAGCCCCTACACCGGTGGCCATTGCCAACGGGTACCGGCCCTGACGCTGATGCTCGCCCAGGCTGCCGCCGCCAGCCAGGCGCCGGCGTTCCAGGCCTACCGACCGACGGAAGATGAGTGGGAAGCGCTGCACATTGCGGCCTGGCTGCACGATTGTGGCAAGGTCACCACGCCCGAATACGTGGTGGATAAAGCCACCAAGCTGGAAACCCTGAACGATCGGATTCACGAAATTCGTACCCGCTTCGAGGTGCTCAAGCGCGATGCCTGGGTCGATTACTGGCAGGCCGTGGCGACGGGGGGTGAGCCGTCAACCCTGGCCCAGCGGCGCGACGCGGCGTTGGCCAGCCTCGATGACGATTTTGCCTTTGTCGCCCGCTGCAATCTGGGCTCCGAAGCCATGGCCGACGCCGATCTGCAACGCTTGCAGCACATCGCCCAGCGCCCGTGGACCCGGACCCTCGATGATCGCCTCGGGGTGTCCTGGGAAGAGAATCGGCGCCAGGCGCGCACGCCGAGGCCAACCCTCCCGGTCACCGAACCCTTGTTGGCGGACAAGCCCGAGCACCTGCTGGAACGGCACGCCGCCGAGCTGATCCCGGCGGACAACCCGTGGGGCTTCCAGCTCGACGTGCCGCCGTGGAAATACAACCGCGGCGAACTCTACAACCTCAGCATTACCCGAGGCACGCTGACCCGTGAGGAACGCTATGTCATCAATCATCACATGGTGCAGACGATCCTGATGCTCAGCCAGTTGCCCTTCCCCAGCCACCTGGACTCTGTGGCAGAGATCGCCGGCGGTCATCACGAGAAGATGGATGGCAGCGGCTACCCCAAGCGGCTCAAGCGCGAGGAGATGAGCCTGCCGGCCCGCATGATGGCGATTGCCGACATTTTCGAAGCGCTGACGGCGGCCGACCGCCCCTACAAGAAAGCGAAGAAACTGAGCGAAGCCCTGGGCATCATGGCCACCATGTGCCGAGACGCGCACATCGATCCCGAACTGTTCGGGTTGTTCATCGATGCGCGGATCTACCTCGATTACGCCAGCCAGTTTCTCGACCCGCAGCAGATCGACGACGTCGACCCGGACAGCCTGCGGGTCAAGGCAGGGCTGAAGGCATGA
- a CDS encoding ATP-binding protein, translating to MDSRLNAFLERADAVLARIEPLLPAPRLAIDWTQTLAARWQRDGRSGYLLPLQVSLDMRLSDLIGVDRQVEQLGRNTRQFIDGMPANHALLWGSRGTGKSSLVRALLAEHAPHGLRLIEIERDHLADLPRVVEQIAKLPQRFVVFCDDLSFESGEGDYRVLKSVLDGSLEQAPDNVLLYATSNRRHLVPEKESDNENWKRVDGELHPSEAVEDKIALSDRFGLWLSFYPFTQEHFLNVVEHWIGELAAKAGLAWQRDEALDIQAVRWATGRGNRNGRCAYQFARYWVGLKLLEHKA from the coding sequence GTGGATTCCCGATTGAATGCTTTTCTTGAGCGCGCCGATGCCGTGCTGGCGCGTATCGAACCCTTGTTGCCCGCGCCCCGGCTGGCGATCGATTGGACCCAGACCCTGGCCGCGCGCTGGCAGCGGGACGGGCGTAGCGGTTACCTGCTGCCGCTTCAAGTCAGCCTCGACATGCGCCTGTCGGACCTGATTGGCGTGGATCGCCAGGTCGAACAATTGGGTCGCAACACCCGGCAGTTCATCGACGGCATGCCCGCCAACCATGCGTTGCTCTGGGGTTCGCGGGGTACCGGCAAATCGTCCCTGGTGCGTGCGTTGCTGGCCGAGCACGCCCCGCATGGCCTGCGGCTGATCGAGATCGAGCGCGATCACCTGGCCGATCTGCCCCGGGTGGTCGAGCAGATCGCGAAACTGCCACAGCGCTTCGTGGTGTTCTGCGATGACTTGTCGTTCGAGTCCGGTGAAGGCGATTACCGCGTGCTTAAAAGCGTGTTGGATGGTTCGCTCGAGCAGGCGCCGGATAACGTGCTGTTGTACGCCACCTCCAACCGCCGCCATCTGGTGCCGGAGAAGGAAAGTGACAACGAAAACTGGAAACGGGTCGACGGCGAGCTTCACCCCAGCGAAGCCGTGGAGGACAAAATCGCCTTGTCCGACCGTTTCGGGCTGTGGCTGTCGTTTTATCCGTTTACCCAGGAGCATTTCCTCAACGTGGTAGAGCACTGGATCGGCGAACTGGCGGCCAAGGCCGGGCTGGCCTGGCAACGCGACGAGGCGCTGGACATCCAGGCGGTGCGCTGGGCCACCGGACGCGGCAACCGCAACGGGCGTTGCGCTTATCAGTTTGCCCGTTATTGGGTGGGCCTGAAACTGTTGGAGCACAAGGCATGA
- a CDS encoding deoxyguanosinetriphosphate triphosphohydrolase, whose translation MDWHTLLTRERLGKTLHSPEELGRSPFHKDHDRIIFSGAFRRLGRKTQVHPVSSNDHIHTRLTHSLEVSCVGRSLGMRVGETIRGALPDWCEPSDLGMVVQSACLAHDIGNPPFGHSGEDAIRYWFQQAAGRGWLDAMSEAERNDFLNFEGNAQGFRVLTQLEYHQFDGGTRLTYATLGTYLKYPWTARHADSLGYKKHKFGCYQSELPLLEQIAHKLGLPQIEDQRWARHPLVYLMEAADDICYALIDLEDGVEMDLLEYPQVESLLLDLVGDDLPDTYRQLGPLDSRRRKLAILRGKAIEHLTNAAARAFVEQQEALLAGTLPGDLVEHMHGPAKRCVLNAKDMARKKIFQDKRKTLHEIGAYTTLEILLNGFCGAALEQHGGRTPSFKNRRILDLLGNNAPDPNGPLHSAFLRMIDFIAGMTDSYASEMAQEMTGRTRQ comes from the coding sequence TTGGATTGGCATACCCTGCTGACTCGCGAACGCCTCGGAAAAACGTTGCACAGCCCAGAAGAACTGGGCCGTAGCCCCTTTCATAAAGACCACGACCGCATCATCTTTTCCGGCGCCTTCCGCCGTCTCGGGCGTAAGACGCAGGTTCATCCGGTCTCCAGCAACGACCACATCCACACGCGCCTGACCCATTCGCTGGAAGTCAGTTGCGTCGGACGCTCCCTGGGTATGCGCGTGGGGGAAACCATCCGCGGCGCCCTGCCGGACTGGTGCGAGCCGAGCGACCTGGGCATGGTGGTGCAATCGGCCTGCCTGGCCCATGACATCGGTAACCCACCCTTCGGTCATTCTGGCGAAGACGCTATTCGCTACTGGTTCCAGCAAGCCGCAGGCCGCGGTTGGCTTGACGCCATGAGCGAAGCCGAGCGCAACGACTTTCTGAATTTCGAAGGCAACGCCCAAGGGTTCCGGGTTCTCACACAGCTTGAATACCACCAGTTCGACGGCGGAACCCGGCTGACCTACGCCACCCTCGGCACCTATTTGAAATACCCCTGGACCGCCCGCCACGCCGACTCCCTGGGCTACAAGAAACACAAGTTCGGTTGCTACCAGAGCGAACTGCCCCTGCTCGAGCAGATCGCCCACAAGCTCGGCCTGCCGCAGATCGAAGACCAGCGCTGGGCACGGCATCCATTGGTGTACCTGATGGAAGCCGCCGATGACATCTGTTACGCGTTGATCGACCTGGAAGACGGCGTGGAGATGGACCTGCTGGAATATCCACAGGTGGAGTCGCTGCTCCTGGACCTGGTGGGCGACGATCTTCCAGACACTTACCGTCAACTTGGGCCGCTGGATTCCCGTCGGCGTAAACTGGCGATCTTGCGGGGCAAGGCCATCGAGCACCTGACCAACGCCGCCGCCAGGGCATTTGTCGAACAGCAAGAGGCGTTGCTGGCCGGCACACTGCCAGGCGACCTGGTGGAGCATATGCACGGTCCAGCCAAGCGCTGCGTGCTGAATGCCAAGGACATGGCCCGCAAGAAAATATTCCAGGACAAGCGCAAGACCCTCCACGAAATCGGCGCCTACACCACGCTGGAAATCCTGCTCAACGGATTTTGCGGAGCGGCCCTGGAACAGCACGGTGGCCGTACGCCCTCGTTCAAGAATCGGCGCATTCTCGACCTGCTGGGCAACAACGCCCCCGATCCCAACGGCCCGCTGCATAGCGCTTTCCTGCGAATGATCGACTTCATCGCCGGGATGACCGACAGCTACGCCAGCGAAATGGCCCAGGAGATGACCGGCCGCACCCGCCAGTGA
- a CDS encoding transporter substrate-binding domain-containing protein has product MLECIKNCLLLIGAGLYAGTLAAASGMPEAYTLLGRSTPAHSEARLDDAHRAWLQERRELVLGTSAPDYPPFDLSTSGRDYEGMTADYAGVIAKATGLPMRVLRFDSREAAIAALRNGHIDMLGTANGFEARSPDIALSTPYAVDQPVLVTRMNESRSLSEDLKGLRLSMVYHYLPLHEIEKLYPKALITTYPSYQNAINAVAFGQADVFLGDTISTHYMISKGYLSNIRMASFGKHESHGFGFAVRRNDTRLLEVINATLNQISIAEQAAIFKRWSAGSDLFLTEHKIQLTDREERWLTRHPVIRVAVNETSAPFTFFDSDGDFRGISADLLELIRLHTGLRLDIQRHQNDNEMIAAVLNGEADMIAALLPSSERQQQLKFSRPYVDSSFVLLTRKPSDTPATLDQFGTRSLAIVKGNPVIEWLRNEYPSIKIIETIDPRQAVEMLAQGQVDGSVHSLVMANYFISSHSLRDTLQISSTVGTQQAMFSLATAKNATELNAILDKALTSIDPDELGVINNRWRGYVSASEHTWRTYNRLFFQIVAGVGLLLLLSLAWNAYMQRQIRQRQRAELALNDQLEFMHSLLNGTPHPIYVRDRNGFLQSCNDSYLETFGAKREDVIGKNVMPGAMSNAFEAQEYQADYQRVMAEGTALIVDRPLHIGDRKLTIYHWILPYRNSAAQVQGIIGGWIDISERRQLFEELRAAKERADDANRAKSTFLATMSHEIRTPMNAVIGMLELALKHADKGHFDRSTIEVAYESAAGMLELIGDILDIARIESGHLSLAPERVNLRAMLQSVIRVFEGVARQKNLALSLQFEPGEGNPDVLMDPLRFKQVLSNLISNALKFTEQGQVQVKVHLSRTAQDNVVHMHLEVSDSGIGISPEDLQRLFEPFAQVDNTGRMARKGAGLGLVISRNLCQMMGGSLHMSSQPGTGTQVQVGLQLTVLPTTTAGVLPDPVIETTTTALNVLVVDDHPANRLLMSQQLEYLGHHYQVAHDGAQGLKAWHAGHFDLVIADCNMPIMSGYELARSIRRQEAEQQLPPCTILGFTANAQPEEKQRCQDAGMDDCLFKPISLSALSQWMTAVKPASRPRVFNMLSLQALTGGDPSSTRRLLAELFNSNRSDRQELLEVARGGNRQALIEAAHKIKGVARIVQATSLIQRCEALEQACHQARAPERLIECAEALDHAMTELEQALETEIAKAK; this is encoded by the coding sequence ATGCTCGAGTGCATAAAGAACTGTCTCTTGTTGATAGGCGCAGGGTTATATGCAGGAACCCTCGCAGCGGCCTCGGGCATGCCCGAGGCCTATACGCTTCTGGGGCGTTCGACCCCGGCCCATAGCGAGGCCAGGCTGGATGACGCCCATCGCGCCTGGCTCCAGGAGCGGCGGGAGTTGGTCCTGGGAACCTCTGCGCCGGACTATCCGCCCTTCGATCTCTCCACCAGCGGGCGCGACTATGAGGGCATGACCGCCGACTACGCCGGCGTCATCGCGAAAGCGACCGGTCTGCCCATGAGGGTCCTGCGATTCGACTCCCGCGAGGCAGCCATTGCTGCACTCAGGAATGGACACATCGACATGCTGGGGACCGCCAACGGTTTCGAAGCCCGTAGCCCCGACATTGCCCTGTCGACGCCGTATGCAGTGGACCAACCCGTCCTTGTGACCCGGATGAATGAAAGCCGATCCTTGAGCGAAGACCTCAAGGGGCTGCGGCTGAGCATGGTCTATCACTACCTGCCGCTGCATGAAATCGAAAAACTCTATCCCAAGGCCCTCATCACCACCTACCCCTCCTATCAGAACGCCATAAACGCCGTCGCCTTCGGCCAGGCCGATGTATTTCTCGGCGATACCATTTCCACCCATTACATGATCAGCAAGGGGTACTTGAGCAATATCCGCATGGCCAGCTTCGGCAAACATGAGTCCCACGGGTTCGGTTTCGCGGTGCGGCGTAACGATACCCGCTTGCTGGAGGTCATCAATGCCACGCTGAACCAGATTTCCATCGCCGAGCAAGCGGCCATCTTCAAGCGATGGAGTGCAGGCAGCGATCTGTTTCTCACGGAGCACAAGATACAACTGACCGACCGGGAAGAACGCTGGCTGACCCGGCATCCGGTGATTCGGGTGGCCGTGAACGAGACGTCGGCGCCCTTCACGTTCTTTGATTCGGACGGCGACTTTCGCGGGATCAGCGCCGACCTGCTGGAACTGATCCGCCTGCACACCGGCCTGCGCCTGGACATTCAGCGGCATCAAAACGACAACGAAATGATTGCTGCCGTGCTGAATGGCGAGGCCGACATGATTGCCGCACTGTTGCCGAGCAGCGAACGGCAACAACAGTTGAAATTCAGCCGCCCTTATGTCGACAGCTCGTTCGTCCTGCTGACCCGCAAGCCCTCCGATACCCCCGCGACACTCGACCAATTCGGGACCCGAAGCCTGGCGATCGTCAAAGGCAATCCGGTCATCGAATGGCTGCGCAACGAGTATCCGAGCATCAAAATCATCGAAACCATCGATCCCCGGCAGGCCGTTGAAATGCTCGCCCAGGGCCAGGTCGATGGCAGCGTGCATTCCCTGGTCATGGCTAACTACTTCATCTCGTCCCACTCACTGCGCGACACCTTGCAAATCAGCAGCACGGTTGGCACTCAGCAGGCCATGTTCTCCCTGGCCACCGCGAAAAATGCCACAGAGTTGAATGCCATTCTCGACAAGGCCTTGACCAGCATCGACCCCGACGAACTGGGCGTGATCAACAACCGCTGGCGCGGCTACGTCTCAGCCTCGGAACACACCTGGCGCACTTACAACCGCCTGTTCTTCCAGATCGTCGCAGGCGTCGGCCTGTTGCTGCTGCTTTCGCTGGCCTGGAATGCCTACATGCAGCGCCAGATCAGGCAGCGACAACGGGCAGAATTGGCCCTCAATGACCAGCTCGAATTCATGCATTCGCTGCTCAACGGCACCCCTCACCCCATTTACGTGAGAGATCGCAATGGTTTCCTGCAAAGCTGCAACGACAGCTACCTGGAAACGTTCGGGGCCAAACGCGAAGACGTCATCGGCAAGAACGTCATGCCCGGGGCCATGAGCAATGCTTTCGAAGCACAGGAGTACCAGGCGGACTACCAGCGCGTCATGGCCGAAGGCACCGCCCTGATCGTGGATCGGCCGCTGCACATCGGGGATAGAAAGCTGACGATCTATCACTGGATCCTGCCCTATCGCAATTCCGCCGCTCAAGTGCAAGGCATCATCGGCGGGTGGATCGACATCAGCGAGCGGCGCCAGCTCTTCGAGGAACTGCGAGCCGCCAAGGAGCGGGCAGACGATGCCAACCGGGCCAAAAGCACGTTCCTGGCGACCATGAGCCATGAAATCCGCACACCCATGAACGCGGTGATCGGCATGCTTGAACTGGCCTTGAAACATGCCGACAAGGGCCATTTTGACCGCTCGACAATCGAAGTCGCGTACGAATCAGCCGCCGGCATGCTGGAGCTGATCGGCGATATCCTGGACATCGCCCGGATCGAATCAGGTCATCTGAGCCTGGCGCCCGAGCGGGTCAATCTCAGGGCCATGCTGCAGTCGGTCATTCGCGTCTTCGAAGGCGTGGCCCGGCAGAAAAACCTGGCGTTGTCGCTACAGTTTGAGCCTGGCGAAGGCAACCCGGACGTGTTGATGGACCCATTGCGATTCAAGCAGGTGCTGTCGAACCTGATCAGCAATGCCCTCAAATTTACCGAACAGGGTCAGGTGCAGGTCAAGGTCCATCTGTCTCGGACCGCCCAGGACAACGTCGTGCACATGCACCTGGAGGTCAGTGACAGCGGCATCGGCATCAGCCCGGAGGACCTGCAACGGTTGTTCGAACCTTTTGCCCAGGTCGACAATACCGGCCGGATGGCCCGCAAAGGTGCCGGGCTGGGCCTGGTGATCAGTCGCAACCTGTGCCAGATGATGGGTGGTAGCCTGCACATGAGCAGCCAGCCGGGCACCGGCACGCAGGTCCAGGTTGGCCTGCAACTGACCGTCCTGCCCACGACAACGGCTGGCGTACTTCCCGATCCGGTGATCGAAACGACCACGACGGCGTTGAACGTTCTGGTGGTGGACGATCATCCCGCCAATCGCTTGTTGATGTCGCAGCAGTTGGAATACCTCGGTCATCACTATCAGGTCGCCCACGATGGCGCACAGGGGCTCAAGGCCTGGCACGCGGGGCATTTCGACCTGGTCATCGCCGATTGCAACATGCCCATCATGAGCGGCTACGAACTGGCGCGGTCGATACGGCGGCAAGAGGCCGAACAACAATTGCCGCCCTGCACCATCCTGGGGTTTACCGCCAATGCACAACCGGAGGAAAAGCAACGCTGTCAGGACGCCGGCATGGACGACTGCCTGTTCAAGCCGATCAGCCTGAGCGCCTTGAGCCAATGGATGACGGCGGTCAAACCCGCCAGCCGGCCACGGGTGTTCAATATGCTGAGCCTGCAGGCATTGACCGGCGGTGACCCTTCATCCACCCGACGCCTGTTGGCCGAATTGTTCAACAGCAATCGCTCGGACCGCCAGGAATTGCTCGAGGTCGCCCGTGGCGGCAACCGCCAGGCACTGATCGAAGCGGCGCACAAAATAAAAGGCGTCGCCCGGATTGTGCAGGCGACCTCGTTGATCCAGCGGTGCGAGGCCCTGGAGCAGGCGTGTCATCAAGCACGGGCGCCTGAACGATTGATCGAATGCGCCGAAGCCCTCGACCACGCCATGACGGAACTGGAGCAGGCCCTGGAAACAGAGATCGCCAAGGCAAAATAA
- a CDS encoding GAF domain-containing protein, whose amino-acid sequence MIDLQNTGAGLDGYGLLSAQLESLLADERDFIANAAQFSAFLFSQLDDLNWAGFYLNRNEELVLGPFQGQIACVRIPFGRGVCGTAAATRQTQRVEDVHAFAGHIACDSASNSELVVPLVKDGRLIGVLDLDSPKLARFTEHDQAGIEQLAAIFLRLTDC is encoded by the coding sequence ATGATCGATTTGCAGAATACGGGAGCAGGCCTCGACGGCTACGGGTTGTTATCGGCACAGCTGGAATCCTTGCTGGCCGATGAGCGTGATTTCATTGCCAACGCCGCGCAGTTCTCGGCGTTTCTGTTCAGTCAGCTGGACGACTTGAACTGGGCCGGTTTTTACCTCAATCGCAATGAAGAACTGGTGTTGGGGCCGTTCCAGGGCCAGATCGCCTGTGTGCGGATTCCTTTCGGTCGCGGTGTGTGCGGTACCGCTGCGGCGACTCGCCAGACCCAGCGTGTCGAAGATGTCCATGCCTTCGCCGGCCACATCGCCTGCGACAGCGCCTCGAACAGCGAGCTGGTGGTGCCGCTGGTCAAGGACGGGCGCCTGATTGGCGTGCTCGACCTGGACAGCCCGAAACTGGCGCGCTTTACCGAGCATGACCAGGCCGGCATTGAACAGTTGGCAGCGATCTTCCTGCGCCTGACGGATTGCTGA